The region GATTTAAATGCCAAACTCCAAATGGAAAAAAGATAGCAGATGTTGGGTGTGAACCAATTTTGCATATGAGACAATTCCAGGTTACTTTCTTGCAACCTTTTGCATATTGTTAGGACCCTTGTAAGTTTTAGGCCCGACTGATCTTCTATGCTTGTTTTACAGGCCTCGAAAAAACTTCCAGAGAAGCTGGTTAATCACATCCTCCAATCACAAAGCAATGTGAGATAATTCTTATTTGGTTGAGTGAAGGTAGCTCAAAAACTGAAACAGTTGCATACAACTATGATATCGTCAAAGCCCTCCTATTGAAAACACATTCTGAATCTGGAAGAGGCTGTAATCTCAGAAGATTTTGGCTTCTCAACAGAATTTTTTGCTTCATTTTGTGAAACAGAAGTGCACTGACTATATGTACTTCAGTTTTTACGAATTTATAGGAACAAAATGAAATTGCAATGTTTAAATTCACACCACATCCGAATTAGAAACTAAACAATTAATACAATGCTTCGGTTACTTATAGTTAAGGATGACAATTTGTCTCATGTGCACTAACAAATGGCAATTTCGTATTTAATTAGTGCTGAACGAGGTTAATTTCCTCATATTTGCCCTTTAGAAAAGTCCAATTATTTAAAAGACTTTACTTTAGCATATTCCAAACAAATCGGACCGTTTCAATTTTGATGATTTCTAACTCTGGAAATGGATAATTTATGTGTAATAAGTTGGTAGCAAATGTATCTTTGTGAAATGAGATGAAAATATTTAAGATTTGTCGTCAATGGCAAATCATTTAAATGCTTTGTgatagttttttaattttaatttgtcCAACCATTTATAAATTTGAGTCTATGAAGTATATTTATTCCGTGCAAACAAACTATAACCAAAGCAATTCAATCTAACCAGGTTAGAACAAAAGTTTTATAACAATTAACCATTTTTTATATcacattttttcattttttttttgctaaaatcCTCAAGGCAAGGCTAGTAAAAGTAAAACACTTGTATAGTAAACAAACACACGAAATTGCTAAacacatatttatataataaGGCTTTTTGATACAGATTTAACCAAAGACCGATAAATAAAATTGAGTCCTACTCTGTATAAGGAAAACACTCAAATCCAGTAAGTCTAATTAAAGTGGCTTAAAACCAATCAAACCTCATCCTCGTGGAGCAGCATATTGGGGATCCCCTTGGTGACCGGAAACCGGCGACCAGTCTCGGGGCAGATGAGTGCGCCTTCTTCGAGGTGAAGTTGGAGGAGGGCGTGGTGAAAACGGCGAAGGAAGTCGTCGGAATCGAGCATAGAAGGATCGACCTCGTTGGGGAGCTCAGTGTAGCCGATTGAGCGAGTGGCCTCGACTAGAACTTTCCAGTCGATCTTGGAGAACATGGATTTGAGAAAATCGGAGTTTAGGTCAACCTCTTTCTCGACCACTTTCTCCGCTTCGATCCGGAGAGGGAAGCCATTGGTGACCCCCTTGATGTTGGAGGATAACATGTTATGAGTAAGGAGTCTCATATTGATGATGTAGAACCCCTACCCTTTTCAAAGTTTCTGAGACTGATTTCTAAAACGTAAATACGCCCTAACCCTATTATAACTGTAGTTTTTATTTTCCTTCATAGATATACTTTTTTTTAACccctcatttttttaaaatagttttcaaaaatatttttaaagatttttatttacaaaataagTTGTCAAAAAAACAGCTGAAACAAATTTTGACAACAATTAGAACCTAGTTCGTAGTATCACattaaaaaagaattaaaaatcaataattgaACAACAATTTGAATTCAACTCATTACATATTAACACgttttttttaattcaaaatatatattaaaacaaataaacaccAATTATATAtcaacacaataataaaataactatacataaacttaaataaactaaaaatcaaCATAAAAACAACTATATATTAAACCTAAATAATACAAAAGACAAAAGATTGGCAAAactataaaaatgtaaaaatttctttaaaatcataaaattaaaaaaaaaattgttagtccataaaaatataattttttaagtaTATTAGGTAAATTTCTCATAATTATAACGAGCTTTGTTCCACATTCGTTATACTTTCTTTTaagtataattattttttattaaaagtaAAAGCAAAATTAACATTTTGAAGGCAACCAAATGTATTATTAAAATTTGAAAGGGTTTAGAGCACTACGAAggataaaatttatttaaacaaaatctaaaataaagattaaaaatGAGTAAATATGTTTACTCAAATCTCACTACTCTTTTTTTATGAAATATTTTATGCATTTATACTTGTATAAAACAATATAAGCCAGCTATATCACTAAACTAATtagcaaaataataataataacaataataataataatacaaaattgGACAAGGCGATATACCCTACTGGGCCAGAAATCCCACgacacatttatttaaaaataaaatttatattaaaaatttaaatatacaaaaaaagtaaactatataaaaattaaaataccaTACGTTTTTTGTGATTCAAAATACTCATTATTATCCCAAATACACTTTAAAATCTATATAAAAAATtactaatatattataaaaacacataaataaggataaaaaaatatgaaaaaaattattggGACTTACTCGTTGGCTGTCACTTAACAGCTCAGCTGAGCTGTGTTAGTAGTCTCTTAGTGGTTAGCTTAGTTGTTAATAGCTAACTAATTCTGTTATTAGTTGTAGTCGAACTCAGTGGCAGTCCTTTCAAGACTCCAACTGTTTTGTAACAAACTCTCATTCTTTGTCTATAAAATGTCAATGTCTCAGTCATTATAAGCTGAGCCATTATTCATCCATTTTTCAATTC is a window of Humulus lupulus chromosome 4, drHumLupu1.1, whole genome shotgun sequence DNA encoding:
- the LOC133830214 gene encoding multifunctional methyltransferase subunit TRM112 homolog A-like, producing the protein MRLLTHNMLSSNIKGVTNGFPLRIEAEKVVEKEVDLNSDFLKSMFSKIDWKVLVEATRSIGYTELPNEVDPSMLDSDDFLRRFHHALLQLHLEEGALICPETGRRFPVTKGIPNMLLHEDEV